A region of Flavobacterium album DNA encodes the following proteins:
- a CDS encoding class I SAM-dependent methyltransferase, translating to MKKEDIYLDINRKAWNQRTEVHVDSDFYDMPAFVNGKSSLNEIELALLGDISGKTILHLQCHFGQDTISFSRMGAVATGMDLSDKAIEKARELSDRLGTQTRFICCDVYDLPNHLDEQFDIVFTSYGTIGWLPDLAKWAGVVSHFLKPGGRFVFAEFHPVVWMFDNNFEKVQYNYFKSDAIIETEFGTYADVTAPLEHEMVSWNHALSEVVTALIARGLEIHSFNEYDYSPYNCFSGTEEFEPGKFRIIRFGNKVPMVYSLMAVKK from the coding sequence ATGAAAAAAGAAGATATTTACCTCGATATAAACAGGAAGGCATGGAACCAGCGTACGGAGGTTCATGTAGATTCCGATTTTTATGATATGCCCGCCTTCGTGAACGGGAAAAGCAGCCTTAATGAAATTGAACTTGCCTTATTGGGCGATATAAGTGGTAAGACAATACTGCACCTGCAATGCCATTTCGGGCAGGATACCATCTCTTTTTCACGCATGGGAGCGGTCGCTACAGGTATGGACCTTTCGGATAAAGCCATTGAAAAAGCCCGCGAGCTATCAGACCGGCTAGGTACACAAACACGATTTATCTGCTGCGATGTATACGACCTTCCTAACCATCTTGACGAGCAGTTTGACATTGTTTTTACAAGCTATGGCACAATAGGGTGGCTGCCCGACCTTGCGAAATGGGCAGGCGTGGTCTCGCATTTCCTGAAGCCGGGAGGCCGGTTTGTTTTTGCAGAATTCCATCCTGTGGTATGGATGTTCGACAATAATTTTGAAAAAGTACAGTACAATTATTTTAAGTCCGATGCCATTATCGAAACGGAATTTGGCACCTATGCCGATGTTACAGCGCCGCTCGAGCACGAAATGGTTAGTTGGAACCACGCACTATCAGAAGTAGTTACAGCGCTTATCGCCAGGGGATTGGAAATACATTCATTCAATGAATACGACTACTCGCCTTACAACTGCTTTAGTGGCACCGAGGAGTTTGAGCCGGGAAAATTCAGGATAATCCGTTTTGGGAATAAAGTACCAATGGTATATTCGCTGATGGCGGTGAAAAAATAA
- a CDS encoding DUF1569 domain-containing protein → MESLFDPHGNQKIVERIHQLTPIKLSEWGVMTVAQMMEHCQMPLKVVYGTKEIKVNWLMKLCFGRSAKKMFTGEKKFGKGLPTAKEFKVTYHPDFEEAKKGLLELVTKFTRDGHAGIKVTSHPLFGKMTYEEIDHAQWKHLDHHLRQFGV, encoded by the coding sequence ATGGAAAGCTTATTCGACCCACACGGGAACCAAAAAATAGTAGAACGCATACACCAACTCACACCTATAAAGCTCTCAGAATGGGGCGTAATGACCGTTGCCCAAATGATGGAGCACTGCCAGATGCCGCTTAAGGTAGTTTATGGCACTAAAGAGATCAAGGTAAACTGGCTCATGAAGCTGTGCTTTGGCCGTAGCGCCAAGAAGATGTTCACAGGAGAGAAAAAATTCGGGAAAGGCCTGCCGACAGCTAAAGAATTCAAGGTCACTTACCACCCTGACTTTGAGGAAGCAAAAAAAGGCCTGCTGGAGCTTGTTACAAAATTTACCCGCGACGGGCATGCAGGTATCAAGGTTACAAGTCACCCGCTGTTCGGTAAAATGACCTATGAGGAAATAGACCACGCGCAGTGGAAGCACCTGGATCACCATTTAAGGCAGTTTGGGGTTTAA